AGGATGGAATTTATCAATGATAACTATTTAAATATATCATCCTATATAAATAAGTATAAGAATAAGATTTCTGTATTCCTCTATGATTTTGGCATTTCATCCTTCCATTATGAAAGGAGTGGAAGGGGATTCAGCTTTAATAAAGACGAAATTCTGGATATGCGTCTGAATTTAGATGATAGAGTCAATGCATATGATATTATCAATAATTATTCAGTAAAGGAATTGGGTGATTTATTCTGGGAATATGGAGAGGAGCGTTTTGCAAAGAGGATTGCAAGGGTAATTGGAAACAGAAGAAGCATAAAAAAAATTGAGACCAGTGGGGAGTTGGCTCGATTAGTTCTAAGCGCTATACCTAAAAAATATCATTTTAAAGGCATTCACCCTGCAACTAGAGTCTTTCAAGCCATAAGGATTGTCGTGAATGAAGAATTATATGCAATTGAGGGATCTTTGAAGGAGGCTTGTCAATATCTAGCGCATGGA
This genomic stretch from Spirochaetota bacterium harbors:
- the rsmH gene encoding 16S rRNA (cytosine(1402)-N(4))-methyltransferase RsmH; protein product: MSHENNQVPDNLYSHAPVMCREVLEYTQGALNVGIGLLVDCTLGEGGHSLMLLQNFQNLRIIGFERDSEILEHAKRRLRIYGNRMEFINDNYLNISSYINKYKNKISVFLYDFGISSFHYERSGRGFSFNKDEILDMRLNLDDRVNAYDIINNYSVKELGDLFWEYGEERFAKRIARVIGNRRSIKKIETSGELARLVLSAIPKKYHFKGIHPATRVFQAIRIVVNEELYAIEGSLKEACQYLAHGGRIIAISFHSLEDRIVKNRFKRLQRGCDCDEYPQYCHCNISPFVKILTRKPLLPTEDEVAINKRARSAKLRVCERL